One part of the Rutidosis leptorrhynchoides isolate AG116_Rl617_1_P2 chromosome 1, CSIRO_AGI_Rlap_v1, whole genome shotgun sequence genome encodes these proteins:
- the LOC139890663 gene encoding glucan endo-1,3-beta-glucosidase 14-like, which produces MAAILCTLMLIIFSDSFAGTFSLGVGINYGQIANNLPSPSRVSTLLESLNISRVKLYDADPNVLTAFANTNIEFIIGLGNEYLQKMQDPQQAQIWIQQKVQPYISQTRITCITIGNEILGGSDPQLPFYLYPAMKAMYQALVNLGLNSQVYVTTAHSLQILKTSFPPSSGAFRDDLIQYIQPILGFHAQTNSPFLINAYPYFAYKSDPKNVAIEYLLFEPNVGSVDPVTNLKYDNMLYAQIDAVYSGIKALGHSDVQVRISETGWPSKGDVDEPGASVQNVGIYNRNLLQRMQQGQGTPAHPSQQIDIYVFALFNENLKPGPTSERNYGLYYPDGTPVYNLGVQGYLPSIDYSSSVKNTLCMYRLLVLLLGSSILFA; this is translated from the exons ATGGCTGCCATCCTCTGTACACTTATGCTCATCATTTTTTCAG ATTCATTTGCTGGTACTTTCAGCCTTGGAGTTGGGATAAATTATGGACAAATAGCCAACAATCTCCCATCACCATCGCGTGTATCTACCCTTCTCGAATCTTTAAACATCAGCAGAGTTAAACTATACGATGCAGACCCGAATGTATTAACTGCATTTGCCAACACGAATATCGAATTCATCATAGGTTTAGGAAATGAATACCTTCAAAAGATGCAAGATCCTCAACAAGCACAAATATGGATTCAACAAAAGGTACAACCTTATATTTCACAAACTAGAATCACTTGTATAACCATAGGAAACGAGATTTTAGGCGGTTCAGATCCTCAATTACCATTTTATTTATATCCTGCCATGAAAGCAATGTATCAAGCTTTAGTGAATTTAGGATTAAACTCACAAGTTTACGTGACAACCGCTCATTcacttcaaatcttgaaaacatctTTCCCACCTTCATCTGGTGCGTTTCGAGATGATTTAATTCAATATATTCAACCAATTCTTGGATTTCATGCGCAAACAAATTCCCCTTTTTTGATTAATGCATACCCTTATTTTGCATATAAAAGTGACCCAAAAAATGTAGCTATTGAATACTTGCTATTTGAGCCAAATGTGGGGAGTGTGGATCCGGTTACAAATCTTAAGTATGATAATATGCTTTATGCTCAAATTGATGCGGTTTATTCGGGTATAAAGGCATTGGGTCATAGTGATGTTCAAGTTAGGATTTCTGAAACCGGGTGGCCTTCAAAAGGTGACGTGGATGAACCGGGGGCCAGTGTTCAAAATGTGGGGATTTACAATAGAAATTTGTTGCAAAGGATGCAACAGGGTCAAGGGACCCCGGCGCACCCATCACAACAAATTGATATTTACGTTTTTGCCCTTTTTAATGAGAATTTGAAGCCCGGTCCAACGTCTGAGAGAAACTATGGCTTGTACTATCCTGACGGTACGCCCGTTTACAACCTTGGTGTTCAAGGGTATCTTCCTAGCATTGATTATTCGTCTTCGGTGAAAAAT ACACTGTGTATGTACCGGCTTTTGGTATTGCTTCTTGGATCATCCATCCTATTTGCATAG